One stretch of Synechococcus sp. HK05 DNA includes these proteins:
- a CDS encoding DnaB-like helicase C-terminal domain-containing protein: MTTTPNANSGAGNAGADHNGNEELKTTIPGAFDPALIQRMIDQGLFIETAAGLMAAEVPEVPADHSLAEHEKNLLAAVLVGTDDQRERWGLFRRAIGLRFDEVVPGSIWTQPGLRALALEIDELFRGRRDIDVLNAYAIREDVRQRALDGRFRGSLLQIEEALSEVIAWGDDGLIHPELDFKIACRLFQSAKARAVFYPGLRKLLAREQIDCGIDGELESCRQLLNDATSITAGRYSQSFQVCRASDAGRKCLTLASLPADQRPKPISTGIPSLDIDMRGGVIPGTGDSTWVLAARSGVGKTTVGIAAAMGLAYNGASVLVLSCELSRQAIGARLFANYCRKASGVFSSRYSANELEGRGEVIEGRDLERLQQLEAQFSAGIAPNGERMGEVLYQSKFAATVEALAALVEDCKSANPNLSAVFLDHFHAMGPTPGFGSNTTAELAARATTIKAIAGRCELDMFVVAQLNRGAYGNPTGPDVSHLAGTSELERYASAVWLIDRPKLDEFTPAQPGLLEVHHGKFRHGQMASGNELSKTTIRLDRSHCYLEGDEARKLFTGSDLYPGVECL; the protein is encoded by the coding sequence ATGACCACCACCCCAAACGCCAACTCCGGAGCCGGCAACGCTGGAGCTGACCACAACGGCAACGAGGAGCTCAAGACCACCATCCCCGGCGCCTTTGACCCGGCGCTGATCCAACGGATGATCGACCAGGGGCTGTTCATCGAGACCGCCGCAGGCCTGATGGCGGCCGAGGTGCCGGAGGTTCCCGCGGATCACTCACTCGCCGAGCACGAAAAAAATCTGCTGGCGGCTGTGTTGGTTGGAACCGATGACCAACGCGAACGCTGGGGCCTTTTCCGCCGCGCCATCGGGCTGCGGTTTGACGAGGTGGTGCCGGGCTCGATCTGGACCCAACCGGGCCTCAGGGCCCTGGCACTGGAGATCGATGAGCTGTTCCGCGGCCGCCGCGACATCGATGTGCTCAACGCCTACGCGATCCGGGAGGACGTGCGCCAGCGAGCCCTGGACGGCCGTTTCCGCGGCTCGCTGCTGCAGATCGAAGAAGCTCTCTCGGAGGTGATCGCCTGGGGTGATGACGGGCTGATTCACCCCGAGCTGGACTTCAAAATTGCCTGCCGTCTTTTCCAGAGCGCTAAGGCCAGGGCTGTGTTTTATCCAGGGCTGCGCAAGCTCCTGGCGCGGGAGCAGATCGACTGCGGCATCGACGGCGAACTGGAGAGCTGCCGCCAACTGCTCAATGACGCCACTTCGATCACCGCAGGGCGTTATAGCCAGAGCTTCCAGGTCTGCAGGGCGAGCGATGCAGGCCGCAAATGTCTCACGCTGGCGTCGTTGCCCGCCGACCAACGCCCCAAGCCCATTTCGACGGGGATCCCCTCGCTGGACATCGACATGCGTGGTGGCGTGATCCCTGGGACCGGCGACAGCACTTGGGTGCTCGCAGCCCGTTCGGGCGTGGGCAAGACCACCGTGGGCATCGCCGCAGCGATGGGGCTGGCCTACAACGGCGCCTCAGTGTTGGTGCTTTCTTGCGAATTGAGCCGCCAGGCGATTGGTGCTCGCCTGTTTGCCAACTACTGCCGCAAGGCCAGCGGGGTGTTTTCCTCGCGCTACTCCGCCAATGAACTCGAGGGCCGCGGAGAGGTGATTGAGGGCCGCGATCTGGAGCGTCTCCAGCAACTTGAGGCTCAGTTCTCCGCCGGCATCGCCCCCAATGGCGAGCGCATGGGCGAGGTGCTGTACCAGAGCAAATTTGCGGCCACTGTTGAGGCGCTGGCCGCGCTGGTGGAGGACTGCAAGAGCGCCAACCCCAACCTCTCGGCGGTGTTCCTCGATCACTTTCACGCCATGGGGCCCACCCCCGGCTTTGGCAGCAACACCACTGCTGAACTGGCGGCCCGGGCCACGACGATCAAAGCGATTGCCGGCCGCTGTGAACTCGACATGTTCGTGGTGGCGCAGCTCAACCGCGGCGCCTACGGCAACCCCACCGGCCCTGATGTCTCCCATCTGGCGGGGACGTCTGAGCTGGAGCGTTATGCCTCAGCGGTGTGGCTGATCGATCGCCCCAAGCTTGATGAGTTCACACCGGCCCAGCCGGGATTGCTGGAGGTGCACCACGGCAAGTTCCGCCACGGCCAGATGGCCAGCGGCAACGAGCTGAGTAAAACCACCATCCGCCTGGACCGCAGCCACTGCTACCTGGAAGGCGATGAGGCTCGAAAGCTGTTCACCGGCAGCGACCTCTACCCCGGCGTGGAGTGCCTATGA
- a CDS encoding DUF433 domain-containing protein: MELITTNPQQCGGQPCIRGMRIRVADILELDAAGLSSAQILADDPDLEAEDLEAALRYAAHRRM; encoded by the coding sequence ATGGAGCTGATCACCACCAACCCTCAGCAATGCGGCGGTCAGCCGTGCATCCGTGGGATGCGCATCCGTGTGGCTGACATCCTTGAGCTCGATGCCGCTGGCTTGAGCAGCGCCCAGATCCTGGCGGACGATCCGGATCTGGAGGCCGAGGACCTGGAGGCTGCCCTGCGCTACGCGGCCCATCGCCGCATGTGA
- a CDS encoding type II toxin-antitoxin system HicA family toxin, whose translation MKLPSDLNGVELARRLQRLGYAVTRQSGSHMRLTRQGPHGQQHITIPAHKPLRVGTLRQILKDVASQCLIELSDLLAQLEG comes from the coding sequence GTGAAACTGCCCAGTGATCTCAACGGGGTTGAGCTGGCCAGACGCCTGCAGCGCCTGGGTTACGCAGTGACGCGCCAGAGTGGCAGTCACATGCGGCTGACGCGCCAGGGACCGCATGGGCAGCAGCACATCACCATTCCTGCGCACAAGCCCTTACGGGTCGGCACGCTCCGTCAGATCCTGAAAGATGTGGCCAGCCAGTGCCTGATCGAACTCAGTGATCTGCTGGCTCAGCTGGAGGGTTGA
- a CDS encoding 2-oxoisovalerate dehydrogenase, with the protein MNELLFLVEEADDGSFRAQAVGEAIHTEADTLEDLRREIRDAVQCHFEEGATPSLLRLHLVRQELLAL; encoded by the coding sequence ATGAACGAGCTGCTCTTTCTGGTAGAGGAAGCCGACGACGGTTCTTTCCGCGCTCAGGCGGTCGGGGAGGCCATCCATACCGAGGCCGACACGCTGGAGGATCTCCGCCGTGAGATCCGCGATGCCGTGCAGTGTCATTTCGAGGAGGGGGCGACGCCGTCGCTTCTGCGCCTCCACCTCGTCAGGCAGGAACTGCTGGCTCTGTGA
- a CDS encoding sigma-70 family RNA polymerase sigma factor: MTHRPSAPGSAVRTWIDHSSSRQPLCERAVLELSRRVQRWQQHPAGPSHAPKPVRRSALRARDQLVNHNLRLVAHTWQRQCNSASLPAREEGTVDALQEAAFNLVRAAEKFDPARGYRFSTYATFWVQRGLNDYQQRCMRSIRFPADRAAAMMKAERLIGQHTLRTGEPPSLTWVASQLKVDRQPLSLEKFNELFDQWQLTRADSLDAGEQSNEERTELSLVDQASLYREAQQQLEDQNKREFRMVGELVQQLDEQEQRLIRNRYLRRPPLSPCQMRRSMGGLKQEQIEEMEERALAKLRHAAEERKHEFTR; the protein is encoded by the coding sequence ATGACCCACCGTCCTTCCGCGCCTGGCTCAGCCGTCAGAACCTGGATCGATCACAGCTCCAGCCGTCAACCGCTGTGCGAACGCGCTGTTCTGGAGCTCTCCCGCCGCGTGCAGCGCTGGCAGCAACACCCCGCTGGTCCAAGCCACGCACCCAAGCCCGTGCGTCGCAGTGCCCTGCGCGCCCGTGACCAGCTGGTGAATCACAACCTGCGCCTGGTGGCTCACACTTGGCAGCGCCAATGCAACAGCGCCTCCTTGCCAGCCCGTGAGGAAGGCACCGTCGATGCCCTGCAGGAAGCCGCTTTCAACCTGGTGCGGGCTGCCGAGAAATTCGATCCCGCGAGGGGTTATCGCTTCTCCACCTACGCCACCTTCTGGGTGCAACGAGGTCTCAACGACTATCAGCAGCGCTGCATGCGCTCGATCCGCTTCCCGGCCGATCGTGCCGCTGCGATGATGAAGGCTGAGCGGTTGATCGGACAGCACACGCTGCGCACCGGTGAACCACCATCCCTGACCTGGGTGGCCTCGCAGCTGAAAGTGGATCGTCAACCACTCAGCCTGGAGAAGTTCAACGAGCTGTTCGACCAGTGGCAGTTGACCCGCGCTGACTCGCTGGATGCGGGGGAGCAGAGCAACGAGGAACGCACAGAGCTCAGCCTCGTGGATCAAGCGTCCCTCTACCGCGAGGCTCAGCAGCAGCTGGAGGATCAGAACAAGCGCGAGTTCCGCATGGTGGGTGAGCTGGTGCAACAGCTGGACGAACAAGAGCAGCGGCTGATCCGCAATCGCTACCTGCGCCGCCCGCCCCTGAGCCCCTGCCAGATGCGCAGGTCCATGGGCGGCCTCAAGCAGGAGCAAATCGAAGAGATGGAGGAGCGCGCTCTCGCCAAACTGCGCCATGCCGCAGAAGAGCGCAAACACGAGTTCACCCGCTGA
- a CDS encoding DNA-binding response regulator produces MTPDDLRCQIQTLQQTIEHLLEGWTLVVCSSHQRFVDTAALLLPALRFTSHSTAECLALALPSDGKLLVLCDDDGADGGAVELIAQMRERHGAERCRFLLCLDADVAASRLVHLWRLRPDGLSCRERCGSGRLLQCIAVLLRNGRYEDPHLSDRLRQLFADVTPASEGVGLTLKEERIVRMVAGGRSSREIGAQLVMRADSVRKVFCDLYDKTGASGRSALLIWGLEHGVLKQQDLASQLRTPRPKGRAAAGGGSKRQSRATHR; encoded by the coding sequence ATGACCCCGGACGACTTGCGCTGCCAGATCCAGACGTTGCAGCAGACGATTGAGCACCTTCTGGAGGGCTGGACTCTGGTGGTTTGCTCCAGTCATCAACGCTTTGTGGACACCGCAGCGTTGCTCTTACCGGCGTTGCGGTTCACCTCCCATTCCACAGCCGAATGCTTGGCGTTGGCCCTGCCCAGCGACGGCAAGTTGCTGGTGCTCTGTGATGACGACGGCGCCGATGGCGGGGCCGTGGAATTGATCGCACAAATGCGCGAGCGCCATGGTGCAGAACGCTGTCGCTTTCTCCTCTGCCTCGACGCAGACGTCGCCGCCTCACGCCTGGTGCACCTCTGGCGTCTGCGCCCCGATGGCCTCAGCTGCCGTGAGCGCTGCGGCAGTGGCCGCCTCTTGCAGTGCATTGCCGTTCTCCTGCGCAACGGCCGCTACGAAGACCCTCACCTCTCCGATCGCCTGCGGCAGCTGTTTGCTGATGTCACGCCCGCCAGTGAAGGCGTCGGGCTGACCCTCAAAGAGGAGCGCATCGTGCGGATGGTGGCGGGCGGCCGCAGTAGCCGCGAGATCGGCGCACAACTGGTGATGCGGGCTGATTCGGTGCGCAAGGTGTTCTGCGACCTCTACGACAAAACAGGCGCCTCCGGTAGAAGCGCCTTGCTGATCTGGGGCCTGGAGCATGGGGTGCTCAAGCAGCAAGATCTCGCCTCTCAGCTGCGCACGCCACGGCCGAAAGGGAGAGCCGCCGCGGGAGGTGGCAGCAAGCGCCAGAGCCGGGCAACACATCGCTGA
- a CDS encoding sigma factor produces MPRRCLRRPMTSEQRAFACQHLGLAHQQAHRFARRWSMSVDDLLGPAYEGLCKGAIGFDPELGHRPSSYLVPKVKGELLHYMRDTGFSLRISHRLRELWIKARRSVAQGLSDQQIADQLQVPLERWLECRRACGQRPIPLHELQRD; encoded by the coding sequence ATGCCACGACGCTGTCTGCGCCGGCCGATGACCAGTGAACAGCGAGCCTTTGCCTGTCAACATCTGGGCCTGGCGCATCAACAGGCGCACCGCTTTGCTCGACGCTGGTCGATGTCGGTTGATGACCTGCTCGGCCCTGCTTATGAGGGTCTGTGCAAGGGCGCAATCGGCTTTGATCCAGAGCTTGGGCATCGCCCATCCAGCTATCTCGTCCCCAAGGTGAAGGGCGAGTTGCTGCATTACATGCGCGACACCGGTTTTTCGTTGCGCATCAGCCACCGGCTGCGGGAGCTGTGGATCAAGGCCCGTCGATCGGTGGCTCAGGGCCTCAGTGATCAGCAGATCGCCGATCAGCTCCAGGTGCCGCTTGAGCGTTGGCTGGAGTGCCGCCGCGCCTGCGGACAACGTCCAATTCCGCTGCATGAACTCCAGCGCGATTGA
- a CDS encoding DUF1651 domain-containing protein, with the protein MHVSQRKTKIPACPAEGWLSDGQRVLHFKPVIWDQWQQELEVTSGEWLTDQEAPLLKRRQQLSREQALELWRQRRAEGWAPCAPQWQPPQPPRMVFLR; encoded by the coding sequence GTGCACGTCAGTCAGCGCAAAACCAAGATCCCGGCCTGTCCGGCCGAGGGCTGGCTGAGCGACGGCCAGCGGGTGTTGCACTTCAAGCCGGTGATTTGGGACCAGTGGCAGCAGGAGCTGGAGGTGACCAGTGGGGAATGGCTGACTGATCAGGAAGCGCCACTTCTCAAGCGGCGTCAACAGCTCAGCCGTGAGCAGGCCCTGGAGCTGTGGCGTCAACGCCGCGCTGAGGGCTGGGCACCATGTGCGCCGCAGTGGCAGCCGCCGCAACCACCGCGGATGGTGTTTCTGCGCTGA